Proteins co-encoded in one Armatimonadota bacterium genomic window:
- a CDS encoding hydrogenase iron-sulfur subunit produces MSTQAATVRGGAAPKIVGFVCDWAVATADLVDGAGRLLAYPSVVLIRIPCSGFIRPGWLEDALKAGADGVFVVGCPYGDCLNREGNYLMRERIDQLQRRLARRKVPAERLQMLAHGLHDREAFLADVAAMVERLQALGAGAAAGGPARRPAAARAPAEEGGA; encoded by the coding sequence ATGAGCACGCAGGCGGCGACCGTCCGCGGCGGCGCGGCGCCCAAGATCGTGGGCTTCGTGTGCGACTGGGCGGTGGCGACCGCCGACCTGGTCGATGGGGCCGGCCGGTTGCTGGCGTATCCGTCGGTGGTGCTCATCCGCATCCCGTGCTCGGGGTTCATCCGCCCGGGCTGGCTGGAAGACGCCCTCAAGGCGGGCGCCGACGGCGTCTTCGTGGTCGGGTGTCCCTACGGGGACTGCCTGAACCGCGAAGGGAACTACCTGATGCGCGAGCGCATCGACCAGCTGCAGCGGCGGCTGGCGCGGCGGAAGGTGCCGGCCGAGCGCCTGCAGATGCTGGCCCACGGGCTGCACGACCGCGAGGCGTTCCTGGCCGACGTCGCAGCCATGGTCGAGCGCCTGCAGGCGCTGGGCGCGGGCGCCGCCGCAGGGGGACCGGCGCGACGTCCGGCGGCCGCGCGCGCGCCCGCGGAGGAGGGAGGGGCATGA
- a CDS encoding cytochrome b N-terminal domain-containing protein translates to MYRKALTALQRFTLRLDVAINRVYPSDWNPLYYTGGLANLFLFILVLSGIFIFFYYVPSLTGAHPSVAYLTEQVPYGGLIRGIHRYAADAFIVAALLHLFRNWFTDRYLFSRDSPWISGMFLLIFGGFVGATGYILVWDERALAVLGLFDDMLRAIPAVGDWLASLLLGGRGLSEGTLPRILLLHVGPASLLYVLLWWHYVRLRHPKVWPPATWVLVSLGLVTLLAAVIPAVSGAPAQPGTRPEAMPLDVFFLLPFWLAGLLPPGLVVALVAVTLGAGFVIPYLGREAPQEMGVRHAGVAQVIDGNCTGCELCYYDCPYNAIVMVPSPHPGLSRAAASRKLLAVVIDSRCVECGICIGACPFEALELPSLLEADVTRRVQEAVAVAEAVRA, encoded by the coding sequence GTGTACCGGAAAGCCCTGACCGCCCTCCAACGCTTCACCCTCCGGCTGGACGTGGCCATCAACCGCGTCTACCCGTCGGACTGGAACCCGCTCTACTACACGGGCGGGCTCGCCAACCTGTTCCTGTTCATCCTGGTCCTCTCGGGCATCTTCATCTTCTTCTACTACGTGCCGAGCCTGACCGGCGCCCACCCCTCGGTGGCCTACCTCACCGAGCAGGTCCCCTACGGCGGGCTGATCCGGGGCATCCACCGGTACGCGGCCGACGCCTTCATCGTGGCGGCCCTGCTGCACCTGTTCCGCAACTGGTTCACCGACCGGTACCTGTTCTCGCGCGACTCCCCGTGGATCTCGGGCATGTTCCTGTTGATCTTCGGCGGGTTCGTGGGCGCCACCGGGTACATCCTGGTGTGGGACGAGCGGGCCCTGGCGGTGCTGGGGCTGTTCGACGACATGCTGCGGGCCATCCCGGCGGTGGGCGACTGGCTGGCCAGTCTGCTGCTGGGCGGTCGCGGGCTGTCGGAGGGCACGCTGCCCCGCATCCTGCTGCTGCACGTGGGCCCGGCGTCGTTGCTCTACGTGCTGCTGTGGTGGCACTACGTGCGCCTGCGGCACCCCAAGGTGTGGCCGCCCGCCACCTGGGTGCTGGTCAGCCTGGGGCTGGTGACCCTGCTCGCCGCGGTGATCCCGGCGGTCAGCGGCGCGCCCGCGCAGCCCGGGACCCGGCCCGAGGCGATGCCGCTGGACGTCTTCTTCCTGCTGCCGTTCTGGCTGGCGGGCCTGCTCCCGCCCGGCCTGGTGGTGGCGCTGGTGGCGGTCACCCTGGGCGCGGGATTCGTGATCCCGTACCTGGGGCGCGAGGCCCCGCAGGAGATGGGGGTACGGCACGCGGGCGTCGCGCAGGTGATCGACGGCAACTGCACGGGCTGCGAGCTGTGCTACTACGACTGTCCGTACAACGCCATCGTGATGGTGCCCTCGCCCCATCCCGGGCTGTCGCGGGCGGCGGCCAGCCGGAAGCTGCTGGCGGTGGTGATCGACTCGCGGTGCGTCGAGTGCGGCATCTGCATCGGCGCATGCCCCTTCGAGGCCCTGGAGCTGCCGAGCCTGCTGGAGGCCGACGTGACGCGCCGCGTGCAGGAGGCGGTGGCGGTGGCGGAGGCGGTGCGGGCATGA
- a CDS encoding cupredoxin domain-containing protein, with translation MRTAVTWMGILVLAVVAAGCGGRAPQQPAQPAPTAGAPTAAAPTAGGTITIVMKDNLYEPATVEIKAGAEYEFVVPNQGATVHNLVIQGVPGGDITSDVAVNAGQESRFKVKIDQPGTYKMQCTYHTEMVGDLKVVQ, from the coding sequence ATGCGCACTGCAGTGACATGGATGGGGATCCTCGTGCTCGCGGTCGTAGCGGCAGGCTGCGGCGGTCGCGCGCCGCAGCAGCCGGCCCAGCCGGCGCCCACCGCGGGTGCGCCCACGGCGGCTGCGCCCACCGCGGGCGGGACGATCACCATCGTCATGAAGGACAACCTCTACGAGCCGGCGACCGTGGAGATCAAGGCTGGCGCCGAGTACGAGTTCGTGGTCCCGAACCAGGGCGCCACGGTGCACAACCTGGTCATCCAGGGCGTCCCCGGCGGCGACATCACCTCCGACGTGGCCGTCAACGCCGGGCAGGAGAGCCGGTTCAAGGTCAAGATCGACCAGCCGGGGACGTACAAGATGCAGTGCACCTACCACACCGAGATGGTCGGCGACCTGAAGGTCGTGCAGTAG
- a CDS encoding cupredoxin domain-containing protein, whose protein sequence is MAVAVVALVATGCGVRRAAPALPPAVVDVVAREWAFAPASLAVAAGRIAVRLKNEGLVEHNLVVDGVRGAQIEGVPPGGEATVAFELEPGTYVAYCSIPGHREAGMTLTIRVAR, encoded by the coding sequence GTGGCGGTTGCCGTCGTGGCGCTGGTCGCGACAGGGTGCGGGGTGCGGCGCGCCGCGCCAGCGCTGCCGCCGGCGGTCGTGGACGTGGTGGCCCGCGAGTGGGCGTTTGCGCCCGCGTCGCTGGCGGTGGCGGCCGGACGCATCGCGGTGCGCCTCAAGAACGAGGGGCTGGTGGAGCACAACCTGGTCGTCGACGGCGTGCGCGGAGCCCAGATCGAGGGTGTGCCGCCCGGCGGGGAGGCGACGGTCGCGTTCGAGCTCGAGCCGGGGACCTACGTGGCCTACTGCAGCATCCCCGGCCACCGCGAGGCCGGCATGACGCTGACCATCCGGGTGGCGCGATGA
- a CDS encoding polyprenyl synthetase family protein: MSVALDLQEIYRPVADDLERLYELLHRELRSDDPFVGELVAHVLAARGKLVRPALALLSAAAAGGADEQRLWLAGTVELIHIASLIHDDVIDAADLRRGVSTVNVLWGNQLAVLLGDYLFATAFDLVSRMRHPQVAPTIARAAVAMSEAEILATKVGGEPYEDDAIYFRIIEGKTARLVAAACRAGALVAGAGPAVADALEAFGLAWGMCFQITDDALDLVGDPQAMGKPIGSDIDTGKTTLPVIAALRAAPPGDRDRLRALVRGEAGGLADLQALVHRYDGVRQALEVARTYADRAVAALQPLPPGPARASLEALTAFVLVRAR, from the coding sequence ATGAGCGTGGCGCTCGACCTGCAGGAGATCTATCGGCCCGTCGCCGACGACCTCGAGAGGCTGTACGAGCTGCTGCACCGTGAGCTGCGCAGCGACGACCCGTTCGTGGGCGAGCTGGTCGCGCACGTGCTGGCCGCGCGGGGGAAGCTGGTCCGGCCGGCGCTGGCGCTGCTGTCGGCCGCGGCGGCGGGCGGCGCCGACGAGCAACGCCTGTGGCTGGCCGGCACGGTCGAGCTGATCCACATCGCCTCGCTGATCCACGACGACGTCATCGACGCCGCCGACCTGCGCCGCGGCGTCTCCACCGTCAACGTGCTGTGGGGCAACCAGCTGGCGGTGCTGCTGGGCGACTACCTGTTCGCCACCGCCTTCGACCTGGTGAGCCGGATGCGGCACCCGCAGGTGGCGCCCACGATCGCGCGGGCGGCGGTGGCGATGAGCGAGGCGGAGATCCTGGCGACCAAGGTGGGGGGCGAGCCCTACGAGGACGACGCCATCTACTTCCGCATCATCGAGGGCAAGACCGCACGCCTGGTCGCCGCGGCCTGCCGGGCAGGCGCGCTGGTGGCCGGCGCCGGGCCCGCGGTCGCCGACGCGCTGGAGGCGTTCGGCCTGGCCTGGGGGATGTGCTTCCAGATCACCGACGACGCGCTGGACCTGGTGGGCGACCCGCAGGCTATGGGGAAGCCCATCGGGAGCGACATCGACACGGGGAAGACGACGCTCCCCGTGATCGCCGCGCTGCGCGCGGCGCCCCCCGGTGACCGCGACCGTCTCCGGGCGCTGGTGCGCGGGGAGGCCGGCGGGCTTGCCGACCTCCAGGCGCTCGTCCACCGCTACGACGGCGTCCGGCAGGCGCTGGAGGTTGCGCGCACGTACGCGGACCGGGCCGTGGCGGCCCTGCAGCCGCTGCCGCCTGGCCCCGCACGGGCCAGCCTGGAGGCGCTGACAGCGTTCGTGCTGGTGCGGGCGCGATGA
- the tatC gene encoding twin-arginine translocase subunit TatC, protein MTIVEHLEELRSRLLKAFAALGGGTALGWVFVDDVLDFLLRQLQVHQVYFTAPPEALVIRLKIALLIGVFLGLPVILYQLWMFVAVGLTHSERKVVLSLLPPSLVLFVLGAAFGLFVIMPVAARVLLSYQTATLQPLLTIGPALSFMMAFIVAFGVVFQLPVVIVFLARFGLVSPGALAAGRRYALLAIVVASAVLTPGTDVVSQLLMAAPTYLLYEVSIWLARLVAPRGVPAAQALVD, encoded by the coding sequence ATGACCATTGTCGAGCACCTGGAGGAGCTGCGCTCGCGGCTCCTCAAGGCTTTTGCGGCCCTGGGCGGCGGCACCGCGCTGGGCTGGGTGTTTGTGGACGACGTGCTCGACTTCCTGCTGCGGCAGCTTCAGGTCCACCAGGTCTACTTCACGGCGCCGCCGGAGGCGCTGGTCATCCGCCTGAAGATCGCCCTTCTCATCGGCGTCTTCCTCGGGCTGCCGGTCATCCTCTACCAGCTCTGGATGTTCGTGGCCGTGGGGCTCACCCACAGCGAGCGGAAGGTCGTGCTGAGCCTGCTGCCGCCGTCGCTGGTGCTCTTCGTGCTGGGCGCCGCGTTCGGGCTGTTCGTGATCATGCCGGTGGCCGCCCGGGTGCTGCTCAGCTACCAGACGGCCACCCTGCAGCCCCTGTTGACGATCGGGCCTGCGCTGTCCTTCATGATGGCGTTCATCGTGGCGTTCGGCGTGGTGTTCCAGCTGCCCGTGGTCATCGTGTTCCTGGCGCGGTTCGGCCTGGTGAGCCCGGGGGCGCTCGCCGCCGGGCGGCGGTACGCCCTGCTGGCGATCGTCGTCGCCTCGGCGGTCCTCACCCCCGGGACCGACGTGGTCTCGCAACTGCTCATGGCCGCGCCCACCTACCTGCTCTACGAGGTCAGCATCTGGCTGGCACGGCTCGTGGCACCCCGCGGGGTGCCGGCGGCGCAGGCGCTGGTCGACTGA
- a CDS encoding bifunctional 5,10-methylenetetrahydrofolate dehydrogenase/5,10-methenyltetrahydrofolate cyclohydrolase, which produces MSTAEIIDGVAIAEDLKAELRAQVAALRARGVVPGLVTVQVGDDPGARVYRRQVERVAAEVGIAYRDVTLPAEVSLDDVRAWLRALAADPTVHGVLPLRPLPPALPEAEVFLALDPAKDVDGLHPLNAGRLALGQPAVVPATPLACFVLLDRYFARRGLDPRTAFAGKDLVIVGRSPSVGRPAYFLALERHATPTTVHSFTSRAGRLEEHTRRAEILIVAAGRAEFIRGPMVRPGAVVVDVGINVRPVTDADGRPVLDERGRPRRETVGDVAFAEVSRVAAAITPVPGGVGAVTNVVLMRNVVDAAARLAGA; this is translated from the coding sequence ATGAGCACCGCCGAGATCATCGACGGCGTCGCGATCGCCGAGGACCTCAAGGCCGAGCTCCGGGCGCAGGTGGCTGCGCTGCGGGCGCGCGGCGTGGTGCCCGGGCTCGTCACGGTGCAGGTGGGCGACGACCCCGGCGCACGGGTCTACCGTCGCCAGGTCGAGCGGGTCGCCGCGGAGGTCGGCATCGCCTATCGCGACGTCACCCTGCCCGCCGAGGTGTCCCTGGACGACGTCCGCGCCTGGCTGCGGGCGCTGGCGGCCGACCCGACGGTGCACGGCGTCCTGCCCCTGCGGCCGCTGCCGCCGGCGCTGCCCGAAGCCGAGGTGTTCCTGGCGCTGGATCCCGCCAAGGACGTCGACGGCCTGCACCCGCTCAACGCCGGGCGCCTGGCCCTGGGGCAGCCGGCGGTCGTGCCCGCCACCCCGCTGGCGTGCTTCGTGCTGCTGGACCGGTACTTCGCGCGGCGCGGGCTCGACCCCCGCACGGCCTTCGCCGGCAAGGACCTGGTGATCGTGGGGCGCAGCCCGAGCGTGGGCCGTCCGGCCTACTTCCTGGCGCTGGAACGGCACGCGACGCCGACCACCGTCCATTCCTTCACGTCCCGCGCGGGCCGTCTGGAAGAGCACACGCGCCGCGCCGAGATCCTGATCGTCGCGGCGGGCCGGGCCGAGTTCATCCGCGGGCCCATGGTGCGGCCCGGTGCCGTGGTCGTCGACGTGGGCATCAACGTGCGGCCGGTGACCGATGCCGACGGTCGGCCGGTGCTGGACGAGCGTGGGCGACCCCGGCGTGAGACGGTCGGCGACGTGGCCTTCGCCGAGGTCAGCCGCGTGGCTGCGGCCATCACGCCGGTGCCCGGCGGGGTGGGCGCCGTGACCAACGTCGTGCTCATGCGCAACGTGGTGGACGCGGCAGCGCGCCTGGCCGGCGCGTGA
- a CDS encoding cyclodeaminase/cyclohydrolase family protein: MYPELSIEQFLERLASSAPEPGGGAAAALAGALAAALVGMVANLTVGKEKFAAVEDEMRRVRDEAAALRARLLAAIDRDAEAFRRVMDAYRMPRETDAQRTARREATRVALREAARVPAEVVALCAQVAALSQTAAARGNPQVLSDAAAAAVLAEAAAAAAALNVRVNLAGVGDADDGLWGEVAARLGALAATRAQVVQEAYARIG, encoded by the coding sequence ATGTATCCGGAGTTGTCCATCGAGCAGTTCCTCGAGCGGCTGGCGTCCAGCGCCCCCGAGCCGGGCGGCGGCGCAGCCGCGGCGCTGGCGGGTGCGCTCGCGGCGGCGCTGGTTGGGATGGTCGCCAACCTGACCGTGGGCAAGGAGAAGTTCGCCGCGGTCGAGGACGAGATGCGTCGGGTCCGCGACGAGGCCGCAGCGCTGCGCGCGCGGCTCCTGGCGGCCATCGACCGTGACGCCGAGGCCTTCCGCCGCGTGATGGACGCCTACCGCATGCCGCGCGAGACCGACGCCCAGCGCACGGCGCGCCGCGAGGCGACCCGGGTGGCGTTGCGCGAGGCCGCACGGGTGCCCGCCGAGGTCGTGGCGCTGTGCGCCCAGGTCGCAGCGCTGTCGCAGACAGCGGCCGCGCGGGGCAACCCCCAGGTGCTCAGCGATGCTGCGGCGGCGGCGGTGCTGGCCGAGGCCGCGGCTGCCGCGGCGGCGCTCAACGTGCGCGTCAACCTGGCAGGGGTCGGTGACGCCGACGACGGGCTCTGGGGCGAGGTCGCGGCCCGGCTGGGCGCGCTGGCAGCCACGCGCGCCCAGGTGGTGCAGGAGGCGTACGCGCGGATCGGATGA
- the tatA gene encoding twin-arginine translocase TatA/TatE family subunit — protein sequence MIGNVGPMELLVILLILLLLFGASRLAGLGAAAGKTIKEFRKALSEDDEKESQPTKPGV from the coding sequence GTGATCGGCAACGTCGGCCCCATGGAACTGCTGGTGATCCTCCTGATCCTGCTGCTGCTGTTCGGCGCCAGCCGCCTGGCCGGGCTGGGCGCGGCGGCGGGCAAGACCATCAAGGAGTTCCGCAAGGCGCTGAGCGAGGACGACGAGAAGGAGTCGCAACCGACCAAGCCCGGTGTGTGA
- a CDS encoding alcohol dehydrogenase catalytic domain-containing protein encodes MRAVVASLSIPRFLAVRAVGRWLPPAALVRLSPVRLVDIPAPVPPGPDWVAVRVRLAGICGSDLHLVHQDASPSASVYASFPCVVGHENVGEVATAGPAAGVAPGQRVVVEPLLPCLPRGFDAPCPACRRGDYNLCTRFADGRLPPGFGQGFCRDVGGAWGELMVAHRSQLVPVPDALPDEQAVFAEPLACAVHAVLRHVPEHAGTVLVIGAGAMGLATVGALRALRPAVRIVAVARYPHQAALAARLGAHQVLTSRGRALYDEVAGLVGARLLQPLLGRPLVTDGADVTLECAGTSRALDDALRLTRAGGTVVCVGIAFTPRGVDWTPLYLREVRVVGTSFYATEHTGGRTVRAIELAMELLATGRVDLRPLVTHRFPLRHVGRALATALDKRGQRAVKVLLEPTG; translated from the coding sequence ATGAGGGCGGTCGTCGCGTCCCTCAGCATCCCGCGGTTCCTCGCCGTCCGCGCCGTGGGCCGCTGGCTGCCGCCCGCCGCCCTCGTGCGCCTGAGCCCGGTGCGTCTGGTCGACATCCCCGCACCCGTCCCCCCCGGGCCCGACTGGGTGGCGGTGCGCGTGCGCCTGGCAGGCATCTGCGGCTCCGACCTGCACCTCGTCCACCAGGACGCTAGCCCCTCGGCCTCCGTCTACGCGTCGTTCCCGTGCGTGGTCGGTCACGAGAACGTCGGCGAGGTGGCGACCGCGGGGCCAGCGGCCGGCGTGGCCCCGGGACAGCGTGTCGTGGTGGAGCCGCTGTTGCCGTGCCTGCCGCGGGGCTTCGACGCACCGTGTCCGGCGTGCCGTCGCGGCGACTACAACCTCTGCACACGGTTCGCCGACGGGCGGCTGCCGCCCGGGTTCGGCCAGGGATTCTGCCGGGACGTGGGCGGCGCGTGGGGTGAGCTGATGGTGGCCCACCGCTCGCAGCTCGTGCCGGTGCCCGACGCGCTGCCCGACGAGCAGGCGGTGTTCGCCGAGCCGCTGGCGTGCGCCGTCCACGCCGTGCTCCGCCACGTGCCCGAGCACGCCGGGACGGTGCTGGTGATCGGCGCGGGCGCCATGGGGCTGGCGACCGTGGGCGCGCTGCGGGCGCTGCGGCCTGCGGTGCGGATCGTCGCGGTGGCCCGCTACCCCCACCAGGCCGCGCTGGCCGCACGGCTGGGTGCGCACCAGGTGCTGACGTCCCGGGGGCGCGCGCTCTACGACGAGGTGGCCGGGCTCGTGGGCGCGCGGCTGCTGCAGCCACTGCTCGGACGCCCCCTGGTCACCGACGGGGCCGACGTCACGCTGGAGTGCGCGGGCACGAGCCGCGCCCTCGACGACGCCCTGCGCCTGACCCGCGCCGGCGGCACGGTGGTGTGCGTGGGCATCGCCTTCACCCCGCGGGGCGTGGACTGGACGCCGCTGTACCTGCGGGAGGTGCGCGTGGTGGGAACGTCGTTCTACGCAACGGAACACACAGGGGGACGCACCGTGCGGGCCATCGAGCTCGCCATGGAGCTGCTGGCCACGGGGCGCGTGGACCTGCGACCGCTCGTGACCCATCGGTTCCCCCTGCGGCACGTGGGGCGGGCGCTGGCCACCGCCCTCGACAAGCGCGGGCAGCGTGCCGTGAAGGTGCTCCTGGAGCCCACCGGCTGA
- a CDS encoding class II aldolase/adducin family protein, producing MTFARSGTPRTPVQQWFADGLERVMRARGLEETTPDRSPRVVLHFAAREAPRPFRRKAQAVFVVSIVEGPQPQGEVLPAIYPLLVRTLGNMVIYLVPDGSGRARALVVTLEQGYFLIDDADDETFFARVFERLYPLASAQLVINNEFHPDLEPELWDGDELTRQLAEAGRRLDELKLLPAAFPIEELLPPRDLAHVKRLFGIGGLSYGNLSVRKDARRFWMSASGVNKGNLKTIGRDILMVKGYEPSRNVMLLSVPPHVEPRRVSVDAIEHWMIYTAHPGVGAIIHVHAWMEGVRSTQIQYPCGTYELACAVAELVAQSPDPTRAVVGLRNHGLTITGPSIPDILARIEGRLLTRVPMT from the coding sequence ATGACCTTTGCGCGTTCTGGCACCCCGCGCACGCCCGTGCAGCAGTGGTTCGCGGACGGGCTCGAGCGCGTGATGCGCGCTCGCGGGTTGGAGGAGACCACGCCCGATCGATCGCCGCGCGTCGTCCTGCACTTCGCCGCCCGCGAGGCACCGCGGCCCTTCCGGCGCAAGGCGCAGGCCGTCTTCGTGGTGTCCATCGTGGAGGGGCCGCAGCCCCAGGGCGAGGTCCTGCCGGCGATCTACCCGCTGCTGGTGCGGACCCTGGGCAACATGGTGATCTACCTGGTGCCCGACGGCTCCGGCCGTGCCCGCGCGCTGGTGGTCACCCTCGAGCAGGGCTACTTCCTCATCGACGACGCCGACGACGAGACGTTCTTCGCGCGGGTCTTCGAGCGGCTGTACCCGCTGGCCTCGGCACAGCTGGTGATCAACAACGAGTTCCACCCCGACCTGGAGCCCGAGCTGTGGGACGGCGACGAGCTGACCCGACAGCTGGCCGAGGCGGGGCGGCGCCTGGACGAGCTCAAGTTGCTGCCCGCGGCGTTTCCCATCGAGGAGCTGCTGCCCCCGCGCGACCTGGCCCACGTCAAGCGCCTGTTCGGCATCGGCGGGCTCTCCTACGGCAACCTCAGCGTGCGCAAGGACGCCCGCCGGTTCTGGATGAGCGCGAGCGGCGTGAACAAGGGCAACCTGAAGACCATCGGCCGCGACATCCTCATGGTCAAAGGCTACGAGCCCTCGCGCAACGTGATGCTGCTGAGCGTCCCGCCCCACGTCGAGCCGCGCCGGGTCTCGGTGGACGCCATCGAGCACTGGATGATCTACACGGCCCATCCGGGCGTGGGCGCCATCATCCACGTCCACGCCTGGATGGAGGGTGTGCGCTCGACCCAGATCCAGTACCCGTGCGGCACCTACGAGCTGGCGTGCGCGGTGGCCGAGCTGGTGGCCCAGAGCCCCGACCCCACCCGGGCGGTGGTGGGCTTGCGCAACCACGGTCTCACCATCACCGGCCCCAGCATCCCCGACATCCTCGCGCGGATCGAAGGGCGGCTGCTCACGCGCGTGCCCATGACGTGA
- a CDS encoding Mur ligase family protein has translation MTYAEALAFLYGLLTHRPPGQPTGAVKLDRMRALCALLGHPERGFPAVLVAGTKGKGSTAAMLAAMATAAGWRVGLYTKPHLVDLCERFQVDGRWLPPKAVAALAARVRAAVEAGVGGPGWPPSYFEAAAAMAFLAFAQARVDLGVIEVGIGGRLDATNVLDPRLAVITTIDYDHTEIVGTRLAQIAAEDAGIMRPGRAVVTVPQAPAAARVLEARAARLGARLVRVGRDVRYRTRHVGRDGTVVDVWGRRGRYAALRVPLLGRHQALNAACAVAAAEALVDEGLAVDEAAVRAGLVGLQWPARVEVVRDEPVVIVDVAHNVVSFRALRRVLDDVFPGRRVHLVIGLLGSKDLAGIARVVAPRTATVWAVRADDPRALSPEVVAAAFRPQVADVRVVEDPVAATGAAIAAAGPQDVVCVAGSFHVAGPVREHLVGLGRPALQVTAGVPGD, from the coding sequence ATGACGTACGCCGAGGCCCTCGCCTTCCTCTACGGGCTGCTCACGCACCGGCCGCCCGGCCAGCCCACCGGGGCGGTGAAGCTGGATCGCATGCGCGCGCTGTGCGCCCTGCTGGGGCACCCGGAGCGGGGCTTCCCGGCGGTGCTGGTTGCCGGCACGAAGGGCAAGGGCTCCACGGCGGCGATGCTCGCGGCCATGGCCACTGCGGCGGGCTGGCGGGTGGGTCTGTACACCAAGCCCCATCTGGTCGACCTGTGCGAGCGCTTCCAGGTAGACGGCCGGTGGCTGCCGCCGAAGGCGGTCGCGGCGCTGGCGGCGCGCGTGCGCGCGGCGGTGGAGGCCGGGGTTGGTGGCCCGGGCTGGCCCCCGTCGTACTTCGAGGCCGCCGCCGCCATGGCGTTCCTGGCTTTCGCGCAGGCCCGCGTCGACCTGGGCGTGATCGAGGTCGGGATCGGCGGCCGGCTGGACGCCACCAACGTGCTCGACCCGCGCCTGGCGGTGATCACCACCATCGACTACGACCACACCGAGATCGTCGGCACCCGGCTGGCGCAGATCGCCGCCGAGGACGCGGGCATCATGCGGCCAGGGCGTGCCGTGGTGACCGTGCCGCAGGCGCCGGCGGCGGCCCGCGTGCTTGAGGCCAGGGCGGCGCGGCTGGGCGCGCGGCTGGTGCGCGTGGGACGCGACGTGCGCTACCGCACACGGCACGTGGGGCGCGACGGCACCGTCGTGGACGTCTGGGGTCGGCGTGGCCGCTACGCGGCCCTGCGCGTGCCGTTGCTGGGCCGTCACCAGGCCCTCAACGCCGCCTGCGCGGTGGCCGCCGCCGAGGCCCTGGTGGACGAGGGCCTCGCCGTCGACGAGGCGGCGGTGCGCGCGGGCCTGGTTGGGCTGCAATGGCCGGCCCGGGTCGAGGTGGTGCGCGACGAACCGGTCGTCATCGTCGACGTCGCGCACAACGTCGTCTCGTTCCGCGCGCTGCGGCGGGTCCTCGACGACGTGTTCCCCGGGCGCCGCGTCCACCTGGTGATCGGACTGCTGGGCAGCAAAGACCTCGCTGGCATCGCCCGGGTCGTCGCGCCGCGCACGGCCACCGTGTGGGCGGTGCGTGCCGACGATCCCCGGGCGCTGTCGCCCGAGGTCGTGGCCGCGGCCTTCCGGCCGCAGGTGGCGGACGTGCGCGTGGTGGAGGATCCGGTAGCCGCGACCGGCGCCGCCATCGCTGCGGCCGGGCCCCAGGACGTCGTGTGCGTCGCGGGATCGTTCCACGTAGCCGGGCCCGTGCGCGAGCATCTCGTGGGGCTGGGACGGCCGGCGCTGCAGGTGACCGCGGGGGTGCCGGGCGACTGA
- a CDS encoding phage holin family protein → MAAARDPHEPTVEVLRRLVADAARLLRAYRDLLRVQVRATGRDLAVAGLLAGAALVLAVLVPVLAVVVLILVLALWLPAWLAVLGVLVLVAATSAGLAALGVRRLRRRRAAWAAQVGGELRWLRGLFHRES, encoded by the coding sequence ATGGCCGCTGCGCGGGATCCCCACGAGCCCACCGTCGAGGTGCTCCGCCGCCTCGTCGCAGACGCCGCGCGGCTGCTGCGGGCCTATCGGGACCTGCTCCGGGTGCAGGTGCGCGCCACCGGCCGCGATCTCGCTGTCGCGGGCCTCCTGGCGGGCGCCGCACTGGTGCTGGCCGTGCTCGTGCCCGTCCTGGCGGTCGTCGTGCTGATCCTGGTGCTGGCCTTGTGGCTGCCCGCCTGGCTCGCGGTGCTGGGGGTGCTGGTCCTCGTGGCTGCCACCAGCGCCGGCCTGGCCGCGCTGGGCGTGCGACGCCTGCGCCGGCGGCGGGCGGCCTGGGCCGCCCAGGTCGGCGGGGAGCTGCGGTGGCTGCGCGGCCTCTTCCACCGGGAGTCGTGA